A region from the Haloarcula limicola genome encodes:
- a CDS encoding triphosphoribosyl-dephospho-CoA synthase: MTPRSTAQNAELALLLEVAGTPKPGNVDRERDFEDLRFEHFLAGAVGARPGLELAAEGERVGHAFERAVAGMAEQSAGNTQFGALLVLTPLVAVASEGDLTPESADRVVRATTVADAADFYRAFEHVDVAVDEPPEGLEPLDVRRGSDAIPALEERGLTLFDVMARSADADGIAAEWVGEFERVFDAGERILVDDGPVPDRASRLFVELLAEEVDTFVVTRNDRETAEEVQRRAQAVLDGEENATELAEELVAQDINPGTTADLVAGALFVALERGLVV, encoded by the coding sequence ATGACCCCCCGCTCGACCGCGCAGAACGCCGAACTGGCGCTGCTGTTGGAGGTGGCCGGGACGCCCAAGCCCGGCAACGTCGACCGCGAACGGGACTTCGAGGACCTCCGGTTCGAGCACTTCCTGGCCGGGGCCGTCGGCGCGCGACCGGGTCTCGAACTCGCCGCCGAGGGCGAGCGGGTCGGGCACGCCTTCGAACGCGCCGTCGCCGGGATGGCCGAGCAGTCGGCGGGGAACACGCAGTTCGGCGCGCTGCTGGTGCTCACGCCGCTGGTCGCGGTCGCGAGCGAGGGCGACCTGACTCCCGAGAGCGCCGATCGCGTCGTCAGGGCGACGACCGTCGCCGACGCCGCGGACTTCTACCGCGCGTTCGAACACGTCGACGTGGCCGTCGACGAGCCGCCCGAGGGGCTGGAACCGCTGGACGTGCGCCGCGGCAGCGACGCGATTCCGGCGCTCGAAGAACGGGGACTGACGCTGTTCGACGTAATGGCACGGAGCGCCGACGCGGACGGCATCGCCGCGGAGTGGGTCGGCGAGTTCGAGCGGGTCTTCGACGCCGGAGAGCGGATACTTGTCGACGACGGGCCGGTCCCGGACCGCGCCTCGCGTCTCTTCGTCGAGTTGCTCGCCGAGGAGGTCGATACGTTCGTCGTGACGCGAAACGACCGCGAGACGGCCGAGGAGGTTCAGCGTCGGGCGCAGGCGGTGCTTGACGGCGAGGAGAACGCCACGGAACTGGCCGAGGAACTGGTCGCGCAGGATATCAACCCCGGGACGACGGCGGATCTGGTGGCAGGTGCGCTGTTCGTCGCGCTGGAGCGGGGGCTGGTCGTGTGA
- a CDS encoding HD domain-containing protein — MTTIKDSVHDHIAVEGVAEALLETPPVQRLRHVKQLGTVTLVYPSANHTRFEHSLGVYYLADRALSQLGIEGQQAERVRAAALLHDVGHCPYSHNVEELVHRKTGKYHDDVHEILDTGEVARVLTDHGLNPDRVADLVAGDGELGQLVSGELDVDRMDYLVRDAHHTGVPYGTIDHERLVRELSFVDGELVLDEGNVQTAESLLLARALMNPTVYQHHVARIAKSMLRRGTERLLTATNATASDLRRWDDADLLVRLRRCDETSGYARRLSERDLYKRAVWAERTAVPDELLDADHRDVRAMEHAIADEANVDHDSVVLDVPAEPSMTESSSRVLVNGEIRRLSDQSTLVNAIRAAQRDQWRLGVYAPEADSERVGDVAIRELGLNLDGARVRDVRPGIHATLDEFN, encoded by the coding sequence ATGACCACCATCAAGGACAGCGTCCACGACCACATCGCGGTCGAGGGCGTCGCCGAGGCGCTGCTGGAGACGCCGCCGGTCCAGCGGCTCCGCCACGTCAAGCAACTCGGCACGGTGACGCTGGTCTACCCCTCCGCCAACCACACTCGCTTCGAGCACTCCCTCGGCGTCTACTATCTGGCCGACCGGGCGCTCTCGCAGCTCGGCATCGAGGGCCAGCAGGCCGAGCGGGTCCGCGCCGCCGCGCTCCTCCACGACGTGGGTCACTGCCCGTACAGCCACAACGTCGAGGAACTCGTCCACCGGAAGACGGGGAAGTACCACGACGACGTCCACGAGATCCTCGACACCGGCGAGGTGGCTCGCGTCCTCACCGACCACGGGCTGAACCCGGACCGCGTCGCGGACCTCGTCGCCGGCGACGGGGAACTCGGGCAGCTGGTCTCGGGCGAACTCGACGTCGACCGGATGGACTACCTCGTCCGGGACGCCCACCACACCGGCGTCCCCTACGGCACCATCGACCACGAACGGCTGGTCCGCGAGCTGTCCTTCGTCGACGGCGAACTCGTCCTGGACGAGGGCAACGTCCAGACGGCCGAGTCGCTCCTGCTCGCCCGGGCGCTGATGAATCCCACCGTCTATCAGCACCATGTCGCCCGGATCGCCAAGTCGATGCTCCGGCGCGGCACCGAGCGGTTGCTGACCGCGACGAACGCGACGGCCTCGGACCTGCGCCGCTGGGACGACGCCGACCTGCTGGTCCGCCTCCGACGCTGCGACGAGACGAGCGGCTACGCCCGTCGCTTGAGCGAACGCGACCTCTACAAGCGAGCGGTCTGGGCCGAGCGGACCGCCGTCCCCGACGAACTGCTCGATGCCGACCACCGGGACGTGCGGGCGATGGAACACGCGATCGCCGACGAGGCCAACGTCGACCACGACTCGGTCGTCCTCGACGTGCCGGCCGAGCCGTCGATGACCGAGTCAAGCAGCCGCGTCCTCGTCAACGGCGAGATACGGCGGTTGAGCGACCAGTCCACGCTCGTCAACGCCATCCGGGCCGCCCAGCGCGACCAGTGGCGACTGGGCGTCTACGCGCCCGAGGCCGACAGCGAACGGGTCGGCGACGTGGCCATCCGCGAACTGGGATTGAATCTTGATGGGGCGCGCGTCCGCGACGTTCGTCCCGGAATCCACGCGACCCTCGATGAGTTTAACTGA
- the cofD gene encoding 2-phospho-L-lactate transferase yields the protein MVTFLAGGTGTPKLLAGADDVFAPETSTVVANTGDDVELGGHLVCPDLDTMLFLDGGELDRETWWGLADDTAETHDELRRLAEAADLDTGPRYLPEDAQTAGRDIARWRRFSGVAEFMHIGDRDRAVHVTRTSLLDEGRSLTEVTRILADAFGLDRTLLPMSDDPVATIVHTPDGPMHFQEWWVGRNGDPPVEDVEFRGQGAATATDAVRSALSDPVVIGPSNPITSLGPMLALDGIREALAETPVVAVSPFVGDEVFSGPAADLMDGVGREPSTAGVAESYPFADAFVLDADDETPLSRPVVRTDTTLSDETDSVRVARAVADALAEVT from the coding sequence ATGGTGACGTTCCTCGCCGGCGGCACCGGAACGCCGAAGCTACTGGCCGGTGCCGACGACGTGTTCGCCCCCGAGACGTCGACAGTCGTCGCCAACACCGGTGACGACGTCGAACTGGGTGGCCACCTCGTCTGTCCGGACCTCGATACGATGCTCTTTCTCGACGGCGGCGAACTGGACCGGGAGACGTGGTGGGGCCTCGCCGACGATACCGCCGAGACCCACGACGAACTCCGTCGGCTCGCCGAGGCCGCCGACCTCGACACCGGTCCGCGCTATCTCCCAGAGGACGCACAGACCGCTGGCCGCGACATCGCCCGCTGGCGGCGATTTTCGGGCGTCGCCGAGTTCATGCACATCGGCGACCGCGACCGCGCGGTCCACGTCACGCGCACCTCGCTCTTGGACGAGGGGCGCTCGCTGACCGAGGTGACGCGCATCCTCGCCGACGCGTTCGGTCTCGACCGGACGCTCCTGCCGATGAGCGACGACCCCGTGGCGACTATCGTTCACACCCCGGACGGGCCGATGCACTTCCAGGAGTGGTGGGTCGGCCGGAACGGCGACCCGCCGGTCGAAGACGTGGAGTTCCGGGGACAGGGAGCGGCGACGGCCACCGACGCCGTGCGGTCGGCGCTCTCTGATCCGGTGGTGATCGGCCCCTCGAACCCCATCACGTCGCTCGGACCGATGCTCGCCCTCGACGGTATCCGGGAGGCGCTCGCCGAGACGCCCGTCGTCGCCGTCTCGCCGTTCGTCGGCGACGAGGTGTTCTCCGGCCCCGCCGCCGATCTCATGGATGGCGTGGGCCGCGAGCCGAGCACCGCAGGCGTCGCCGAGAGCTATCCCTTCGCGGACGCGTTCGTCCTTGACGCCGACGACGAGACGCCGCTCTCCCGCCCCGTCGTCCGCACCGACACGACGCTCTCCGACGAGACCGACTCGGTACGGGTCGCCCGCGCCGTCGCGGACGCCCTCGCGGAGGTGACCTGA
- a CDS encoding tRNA-dihydrouridine synthase, which yields MFRPRVALASLSGRSDAAWARAVEAHAGCAFLGGIALDDPTREAARRMVGRDREEFLPEEPIAFVDEQLTALADAPLRPAFNVRSASLAPVERVARVCSRHDAVLELNAHCRQTEMCAAGAGQSLLRDEARLAEQVAVASEVGATVSVKVRAEVDGVDLTELARTVEAAGGDAIHVDAMDSEAVVGDVADAADLFVVANNGVRDPATTTEYFEHGADAVSVGRASDDPAVLRTVRETADDWFAREAIR from the coding sequence ATGTTCCGCCCGCGGGTCGCGCTGGCGAGCCTCAGCGGTCGGTCCGACGCCGCGTGGGCGCGCGCGGTCGAAGCGCACGCCGGCTGTGCCTTCCTCGGCGGCATCGCGCTGGACGATCCCACGCGCGAGGCCGCCCGCCGAATGGTCGGCCGGGACCGCGAGGAGTTCCTGCCCGAGGAACCGATCGCGTTCGTCGACGAGCAACTCACCGCCCTCGCCGACGCGCCGCTTCGCCCCGCGTTCAACGTCCGGAGCGCCTCGCTCGCTCCGGTCGAACGCGTCGCTCGCGTCTGTTCCCGGCACGACGCCGTCCTCGAACTCAACGCGCACTGTCGACAGACGGAGATGTGCGCCGCCGGTGCCGGCCAGTCTCTCCTTCGAGACGAAGCGCGGCTGGCCGAACAGGTCGCGGTCGCCTCGGAGGTGGGGGCGACCGTCTCGGTGAAGGTCAGGGCGGAAGTCGACGGCGTGGACCTCACGGAACTCGCCCGGACGGTCGAAGCCGCGGGCGGCGACGCGATCCACGTCGACGCGATGGACTCGGAGGCGGTGGTCGGAGATGTCGCCGACGCGGCGGACCTGTTCGTCGTCGCCAACAACGGCGTCCGCGATCCGGCGACGACCACCGAGTACTTCGAGCACGGTGCCGATGCCGTTAGCGTCGGCCGGGCGAGCGACGACCCCGCGGTCCTGCGGACGGTCCGAGAGACCGCGGACGACTGGTTCGCACGGGAGGCGATTCGATGA
- a CDS encoding protein-tyrosine phosphatase family protein: protein MRPANAHRFAPAAPDEEYVFGSCTPGWHSAASHSAALADWISTMRESDVERVCCLLPGRQLDESGANLDRYRDAFGESNVLHAPVPDHRLVPESLLRGEILPFLAAARNDEARVVVHCLAGIGRTGQVLAAWLVYNRDYGPDRAIETVEEMGRDARDAVVTENATDAELVDLLGSVARR from the coding sequence ATGCGTCCCGCGAACGCACACCGATTCGCCCCCGCCGCCCCCGACGAGGAGTACGTCTTCGGTTCCTGTACGCCGGGGTGGCACAGCGCTGCGAGCCACAGCGCCGCCCTCGCCGACTGGATCTCGACGATGCGCGAGAGCGACGTCGAGCGCGTCTGCTGTCTCCTCCCCGGCAGGCAACTCGACGAGAGCGGCGCGAACCTCGACCGCTACCGCGACGCCTTCGGCGAGTCGAACGTCCTCCACGCGCCGGTCCCCGACCACCGACTCGTTCCCGAGTCGCTCCTCCGCGGGGAGATACTCCCGTTCCTCGCCGCGGCGCGAAACGACGAGGCCCGCGTCGTCGTCCACTGTCTCGCTGGGATCGGCCGCACCGGGCAGGTACTGGCCGCGTGGCTCGTCTACAACCGCGACTACGGCCCCGACAGGGCCATCGAGACGGTCGAGGAGATGGGGCGGGACGCCCGGGACGCCGTCGTGACCGAGAACGCGACCGACGCGGAACTGGTCGACCTGCTCGGGTCCGTCGCGCGGCGCTGA